A single Nicotiana tabacum cultivar K326 chromosome 5, ASM71507v2, whole genome shotgun sequence DNA region contains:
- the LOC107762888 gene encoding nicotianamine synthase-like — MVCQSNPVVEQVCELYEKISKLESLNPSKDVNMLFTELVNTCMPPNPIDVSKLCQKIQEIRSHLIKLCGEAEGLLESHYSKILGSYKNPLHHLNIFPYFDNYIKLSLLEFNILTKQTAITPARIAFVGSGPLPLTSLVLATKHLKSTYFDNYDIDSAANSMASRIVASDPDLSQRMAFLSIDIMDVTYALKEYNVVFLAALVGVDKEEKIKVINHLAKYMAPGATLMLRSAHGARAFLYPVVNSRDLKGFEVLSIYHPTDEVINSVVIARKLPLQPLDQGFGSIVLPSKCACAEIHSFNPINKMNMIEELSLEEQLS, encoded by the coding sequence ATGGTTTGCCAAAGCAATCCAGTGGTGGAACAAGTCTGCGAATTGTACGAAAAGATCTCCAAATTGGAAAGCCTGAATCCATCCAAGGATGTCAACATGCTGTTCACAGAGCTTGTGAATACGTGCATGCCACCAAATCCCATTGATGTTTCTAAGCTCTGTCAAAAGATTCAAGAAATTAGGTCTCATCTCATCAAGCTCTGTGGTGAAGCTGAAGGACTTCTTGAAAGTCATTATTCCAAGATTCTTggctcttataaaaaccctcttCACCATCTTAACATTTTCCCATATTTCGACAATTACATCAAACTAAGCTTGCTTGAGTTCAACATCCTCACCAAACAAACAGCCATAACCCCGGCCCGAATCGCCTTCGTGGGATCAGGGCCTCTCCCTCTCACTTCTCTCGTTTTAGCTACCAAACACCTTAAGAGTACCTACTTTGACAATTATGATATTGACTCTGCGGCCAATTCCATGGCGTCCCGCATCGTGGCATCCGACCCTGACTTGTCCCAGAGGATGGCTTTTCTCTCGATAGATATCATGGATGTAACGTATGCCTTGAAGGAATATAATGTTGTCTTCTTGGCGGCCCTCGTGGGGGTGGACAAGGAAGAAAAGATTAAGGTTATTAATCATTTGGCTAAGTATATGGCTCCCGGAGCAACACTGATGCTAAGAAGTGCACATGGTGCACGCGCTTTTCTCTACCCTGTCGTCAATTCTCGTGATCTCAAAGGCTTCGAGGTTTTATCTATCTACCATCCAACAGACGAGGTTATTAACTCTGTGGTTATTGCTCGTAAGTTGCCGCTGCAGCCACTTGATCAAGGATTTGGGTCCATTGTGCTTCCGAGCAAATGTGCTTGTGCTGAGATTCATTCGTTCAATCCTATCAATAAAATGAACATGATTGAAGAATTGTCACTAGAGGAGCAACTTTCCTGA